GTATGGATACATCCAACTTCATCAAGTGCTGATTTTGAGTTAATCCAATCTTTATTAACAGAATTCCATTTAAATCCTTTGCCTTGAATAACAATATCATCTAAATTTTTATCCTTCTTAGATTTCCATTCCCATGCATATCCAGCTACTAAGCGTGAAAGTCCATATGATTGGTCTCGTTGTCGTATCTGATTATACATGTCTTCTATATGATCAAATAACATAAAATCATACTTACTAAATTTTTTATTCTCTTCTTGCTTCATGTGTAAGATATTCTCTATATACTCTATATAATCTTGTCCCCCAAGGACCCTCATTTGAGATTTAATCATGTGTTTTTTTGCATTCAAAGCTTCAATTTTACTAGGTAATATATCAGAAGGTCTAACTGATTGCTTACCATCATAACAAAGTATGATATGCTTTGCCGAAAGTTTAATCCAGTCTAATTGATCTGATTCTTTTGTGTCTAGACCAAGTTTTAGATTTACATTATCAAATGCTCCCATATTGCTAATTTTAACTCTTCGATTTAACCTGTGAGCTTCATCTACAATAAGAATATCATACCTATCTTTTATAACATCAAAAGGACTTAAAACCATTCCACTATTTAAATCTTTTACACTTTTAAATACTTTTCTAAGTGTAGCTCTAAGAGAAGTCATTGGTACAACCAAACCAACCTTCAGGTTCTTAGTCTCTTCACATTCTTTTAACTGCTTCATTAAATAAATAGCTACTATTGTTTTACCTGTTCCTGGTTCTCCTTGTATTAGATGTCGACTTGATTCATTTTGTATAATACTTTCCTTGATTTCATTAACAACCGCACATTGCTGCTCATTTAAAGCTTTATAAGGTGAGTACTTAAATAGGTCGCTATTTCTTAACTCAAATAACCCTTTTTTTACAACGCCTTTTTTTTTCAGTTCCCCCCATATAACTTCAAACTTACTTTTGTATTTTTCTTTGTCATAGTAATTGTGAT
Above is a genomic segment from Desulfonispora thiosulfatigenes DSM 11270 containing:
- a CDS encoding DUF2075 domain-containing protein, which gives rise to MALIKSFEYNLDKLEDIKKYKYGRNWPVVYVLEGGKDAYVGETVHAYNRSCQHWVKEERKKLDFIHIIGDHDFNKSATLDIESLLIEHMAADGTYKLQNSNGGLVNHNYYDKEKYKSKFEVIWGELKKKGVVKKGLFELRNSDLFKYSPYKALNEQQCAVVNEIKESIIQNESSRHLIQGEPGTGKTIVAIYLMKQLKECEETKNLKVGLVVPMTSLRATLRKVFKSVKDLNSGMVLSPFDVIKDRYDILIVDEAHRLNRRVKISNMGAFDNVNLKLGLDTKESDQLDWIKLSAKHIILCYDGKQSVRPSDILPSKIEALNAKKHMIKSQMRVLGGQDYIEYIENILHMKQEENKKFSKYDFMLFDHIEDMYNQIRQRDQSYGLSRLVAGYAWEWKSKKDKNLDDIVIQGKGFKWNSVNKDWINSKSALDEVGCIHTIQGYDLNYTGVIIGKDIKYRNGKIVVDKDCYFDKYGKPVASDLDMLDFYILNIYKTLLTRGIRGTYVYVCDEELRMYLKRYIQTYTKQNIYLEDDKYELKVAEEPINYEK